One part of the Chryseobacterium sp. 7 genome encodes these proteins:
- a CDS encoding ABC transporter ATP-binding protein, whose amino-acid sequence MLKAEYIKKTYNAGKKVALDDFSIHVPKGSIYGLLGPNGAGKTSFIRIINQITQADSGDIFINGEKLNPSHIKDIGYMPEERGLYKNMSVGDQILYFGELKGMSKSDALNEAKKWFEKLHIDQWWKKKLSELSKGMAQKIQFVVTVLHRPNLLILDEPFSGFDPVNANLIKDQIIDLKNNGTTIILSTHRMESVEEMCDYVALINNSKKIIDGRVFDVREKFKKNIFGVTLSEVSNDQFDNFKSKYDIFNLSNENNLVSFDLKNEESQNNVLLDLVQVGKVRSFDERIPSMNEVFINAVSNHS is encoded by the coding sequence AAAAGACCTATAATGCCGGAAAAAAGGTCGCACTGGATGATTTCAGCATCCATGTTCCGAAAGGCAGTATTTACGGTCTTTTAGGTCCCAACGGAGCCGGAAAAACTTCTTTTATCCGGATCATCAATCAAATTACTCAAGCTGACTCAGGAGATATCTTCATCAATGGAGAAAAACTGAATCCCAGCCACATCAAAGACATCGGTTATATGCCCGAAGAAAGAGGATTGTACAAAAACATGAGTGTTGGTGACCAGATTTTATATTTCGGGGAACTGAAAGGAATGAGTAAAAGTGATGCTCTGAATGAAGCCAAAAAATGGTTTGAAAAGCTGCACATTGACCAATGGTGGAAGAAAAAGCTTTCTGAACTTTCTAAAGGAATGGCACAAAAAATTCAGTTTGTGGTAACAGTCCTTCACAGACCTAATCTTTTAATTCTTGATGAGCCTTTTTCCGGCTTTGACCCTGTAAATGCAAACTTAATTAAAGATCAGATCATTGACCTTAAAAATAACGGAACCACCATTATTCTTTCTACGCACAGAATGGAAAGCGTGGAGGAAATGTGTGATTATGTTGCGCTGATCAATAATTCTAAGAAAATTATTGACGGAAGGGTTTTTGATGTAAGGGAAAAATTCAAGAAAAATATTTTCGGGGTTACCCTTTCTGAGGTAAGCAATGATCAGTTTGACAATTTCAAAAGCAAGTATGATATTTTTAATTTATCGAATGAAAATAATCTTGTTTCTTTTGACCTGAAAAATGAGGAAAGCCAGAACAACGTTCTTCTTGATCTTGTACAGGTAGGAAAAGTGAGATCATTCGACGAAAGAATTCCCAGTATGAATGAAGTGTTTATTAATGCTGTAAGTAACCATTCTTAA